A genomic window from Vicia villosa cultivar HV-30 ecotype Madison, WI unplaced genomic scaffold, Vvil1.0 ctg.000410F_1_1, whole genome shotgun sequence includes:
- the LOC131627879 gene encoding uncharacterized protein LOC131627879, with product MSKQKVVFSLEFREDSWGPLRLASTTSEPKLIQTEDSSSEDIGLGFGGGSEEDNEVYFSENVLSNGSSSTDCSVKVGRTAGKRKGKSISNDPVKDLSRQTVLIETHSTFDSAVKKAKDLGCLRTQKVEKGFSDKDNSFFKEGEGDSASVGTSVPETAFQSGSNENISNRRVALRKDRKKLRYKNLSCFVGPRKKQNGRPKKIVVNSEVPSDFSIKPNSDRLPSFSDPISQLSLSLGSPRRGNQMFLGEHSEETDIISLPLKRVLWRNLLALKDNYNDGEWVLGGDFNSVKNGGERKGRSVVGNQAEWEEFSGFINDLGLEDVPCKGKKFSWFSSDDWGPKPFKFNNEWFQHKEFFGFVEKEWMGLDVNGRGDFVLKEKLRLLKNKLRWWNINVFGKINLELEEGVKEINALDNLSSEEEADSGSRWRANRKFWTNLKIKENMLIQKARLKWLNDGDDNSRYFHTVMKRGLRRNYLGHISSTNGIISKVEEVKEVIFEHLESKFKESVEPRPGLDGDIFNKLNLEDKNSLEVPFEENEIKEAAWSCDGSKSPGPDGYSILFYKKCWEIVKSDVISCFRELHSGSCLSKSITSSFLALIPKSNNPLGLDEYRPIYLVGSILKSISKVLAGRIKKVIGKVISNSQSAFVPGRQLLDGVLVANELVDFSTKEKKEVLLFKVDFEKAYDKVNWEFLRTMMRKMGFGEIWIRWMNALAFTSHMSVLVNGSPTKEFKVEKGLRQGDPISPFLFVIVVEGLKGLVNKAVENGDFAGFTFNRRCSKDVLQFADDTLLVGDVITFWRLPPTFLGLPIGSNPRRITTWEPLVAKVKKRLASWKGRFLSFGGRITLIKSVLSSLAIFYLSFYKAPKKVIKDINRIQSNFLWGGTEDKKCIHWVSWDSMCLPIEKGGLGIRRIEDFNSALLFKWKWRIVDKPYLLWYGVLKARYGDNNLKVAHVGTKEKGEEAKSYWWRDGGISCNGGSTSFWHSNWTNRGPLKDSYPQLYRNSALQDVSVALMGNGIDGIWKWGDFGISRPIPNSNQRPAALYNAEAITSLPLNAFSSRPQHCEDQNFVSAQGNLILDDNSIVPSLVEQLKHDLASSFEESNIADSVLWLLDIEGKFTVRSCYGSLIRRQIPYGPEGEFDKALKLVWKMKVPMKSKAFGWRSFINKLPTRGALFRKGVIPSPNVVCAFCRGIEETTVHLLLSCHCVDLVWRDIAEWIGFDNFKAGDIKESFLRWYNFSRKARVRKGKEGVVWLAVVWHIWLVRNGIVFRGDSWNISDIVWGVKALVWRWSFVGKIMQFNCNFYEFSRDPIFYLS from the exons ATGTCAAAACAGAAAGTG GTTTTTAGCTTGGAGTTTCGTGAAGATTCTTGGGGTCCCTTACGCCTAGCCAGTACAACCTCGGAACCGAAACTTATTCAGACGGAAGACTCTAGCTCGGAGGATATTGGGTTAGGCTTTGGTGGCGGATCGGAGGAGGATAATGAGGTCTATTTTTCTGAGAATGTTTTATCCAATGGTTCTTCTTCAACGGACTGTAGCGTAAAGGTAGGCAGGACGGCGGGCAAAAGAAAAGGCAAAAGCATATCGAACGATCCTGTCAAGGATCTTTCAAGACAGACTGTCCTTATCGAGACTCATTCAACTTTTGACAGTGCGGTGAAAAAGGCCAAGGATTTGGGTTGTCTCAGAACACAAAAGGTGGAAAAAGGTTTTAGTGATAAAGATAATAGTTTTTTTAAGGAAGGAGAGGGAGACTCTGCGTCAGTTGGCACAAGTGTTCCGGAAACAGCTTTTCAAAGTGGGTCCAATGAGAATATATCTAATAGACGCGTGGCGTTGAGGAAGGACAGGAAAAAGTTGCGATATAAAAATCTCTCTTGTTTTGTTGGGCCAAGAAAGAAACAGAATGGTAGGCCCAAGAAAATAGTAGTGAACAGTGAGGTCCCATCAGATTTTAGCATTAAGCCCAATAGCGATCGTTTACCCTCATTCTCTGACCCAATTTCTCAATTATCTTTGAGTTTGGGATCTCCCAGAAGAGGTAATCAGATGTTTCTAGGGGAACACTCAGAGGAGACTGATATTATCAG TCTTCCCCTCAAGAGGGTCCTGTGGAGAAATTTGCTGGCTTTAAAAGATAACTATAACGATGGTGAATGGGTTTTAGGTGGTGATTTTAATTCTGTTAAAAATGGTGGGGAAAGGAAGGGTAGGTCAGTGGTGGGCAATCAAGCTGAGTGGGAGGAATTCTCTGGTTTCATTAATGATTTGGGGTTGGAGGATGTTCCTTGTAAAGGCAAGAAATTCAGTTGGTTCAGCAGTGATG ATTGGGGCCCGAAACCGTTCAAGTTCAACAATGAATGGTTTCAACACAAGGAGTTTTTCGGTTTTGTAGAGAAGGAATGGATGGGATTGGATGTTAATGGGCGCGGTGATTTTGTGCTGAAGGAGAAATTAAGACTCCTAAAAAACAAATTGAGATGGTGGAACATTAACGTTTTTGGCAAAATTAATCTTGAATTGGAGGAAGGAGTCAAGGAGATTAATGCCTTAGATAATCTTTCATCGGAGGAGGAAGCGGACTCGGGGTCGAGATGGAGGGCGAATAGGAAATTTTGGACGAATCTTAAAATTAAGGAGAACATGTTGATCCAAAAGGCAAGACTAAAGTGGTTAAATGACGGAGACGATAATAGTAGATACTTTCATACGGTGATGAAGAGGGGATTACGGCGCAATTATCTTGGTCATATTTCTTCGACTAATGGGATAATTAGCAAGGTGGAGGAAGTTAAGGAAGTGATTTTTGAGCATTTGGAGTCTAAATTCAAAGAAAGTGTGGAGCCTAGACCGGGTTTGGATGGAGACATTTTCAACAAGCTTAATTTAGAAGATAAGAATTCTCTAGAAGTACCATTTGaggaaaatgaaattaaagaggCGGCGTGGAGTTGTGACGGAAGCaaaagtccgggtccggatgggTACTCCATTCTTTTCTACAAGAAGTGTTGGGAGATTGTTAAATCGGATGTCATTTCATGCTTTAGGGAACTACACTCGGGGTCCTGTTTATCAAAATCCATAACCTCGTCCTTCTTGGCTTTGATCCCTAAGTCTAACAACCCGTTAGGTTTAGATGAGTATAGGCCAATTTATTTGGTTGGTAGTATTCTTAAGAGCATTTCTAAAGTATTGGCGGGGAGAATCAAGAAGGTGATTGGTAAGGTGATCTCTAATAGTCAAAGTGCCTTTGTTCCCGGGAGACAATTGTTAGACGGGGTTCTAGTGGCGAACGAATTGGTTGATTTTTCTACTAAGGAAAAGAAGGAAGTGTTACTTTTTAAAGTAGACTTTGAGAAAGCCTATGATAAGGTAAATTGGGAGTTTCTTCGTACCATGATGAGAAAAATGGGCTTTGGAGAAATTTGGATAAGGTGGATGAATGCTCTCGCTTTTACGAGTCACATGTCGGTGTTGGTGAATGGGAGTCCCACTAAGGAATTTAAGGTTGAGAAGGGTTTGAGGCAAGGCGACCCTATCTCTCCTTTCCTCTTTGTAATAGTAGTGGAAGGTTTGAAGGGGTTAGTGAATAAAGCGGTGGAAAATGGCGACTTTGCGGGGTTTACGTTCAATAGAAGGTGCTCCAAAGAcgttcttcaatttgcggacgataccCTCTTGGTTGGAGATG TGATAACCTTTTGGAGATTGCCACCAACTTTTTTGGGGTTACCTATCGGTAGCAATCCTAGAAGGATCACCACTTGGGAGCCTTTGGTGGCGAAAGTAAAGAAGAGGCTAGCTAGTTGGAAAGGAAGATTTCTTAGCTTTGGCGGTAGAATTACTCTTATTAAGTCGGTCCTTAGTAGTTTGGCTATTTTTTACCTATCGTTTTACAAGGCCCCGAAGAAAGTCATTAAGGATATTAATCGTATTCAAAGTAACTTTTTATGGGGAGGTACGGAAGACAAAAAGtgtattcattgggttagttgggatTCAATGTGCCTTCCAATTGAGAAGGGTGGTTTGGGAATTAGAAGGATCGAAGACTTTAACTCCGCTCTCTTATTtaaatggaaatggaggattGTCGACAAACCCTATTTGTTGTGGTATGGGGTGTTGAAGGCTCGGTATGGAGACAATAATCTTAAAGTGGCGCACGTGGGgaccaaagaaaagggagaggAAGCGAAGTCTTATTGGTGGAGGGATGGAGGGATATCCT GTAACGGAGGCTCTACTTCCTTTTGGCATTCCAATTGGACGAATCGGGGACCGCTTAAAGACTCTTACCCTCAGCTGTACCGTAATTCGGCTTTGCAGGATGTCTCGGTGGCACTTATGGGAAACGGGATAGATGGAATCTGGAAGTGGGGAGATTTTGGCATCTCGCGGCCAATCCCGAACAGCAATCAGCGACCTGCAGCTCTGTACAACGCTGAAGCAATTACTTCTCTGCCTTTGAATGCTTTCAGCAGCAGACCCCAGCACTGTGAGGACCAAAATTTTGTTTCTGCGCAAGGCAATCTCATTCTGGACGATAACAGTATTGTCCCCTCTTTAGTGGAACAATTGAAACATGATCTAGCTAGTTCCTTTGAAGAAAGTAACATAGCCGACAGTGTTTTATGGCTGTTGGATATAGAAGGTAAATTTACCGTTAGGAGCTGCTACGGATCTCTAATCAGAAGGCAAATTCCATATGGCCCGGAGGGTGAGTTCGATAAAGCTTTAAAGCTAGTTTGGAAGATGAAGGTCCCGATGAAATCGAAAGCTTTTGGATGGCGTAGTTTCATTAACAAATTACCAACGAGAGGAGCACTTTTCCGAAAAGGTGTAATTCCCTCTCCCAATGTTGTTTGCGCTTTCTGCCGTGGAATTGAAGAGACTACGGTCCACTTACTTTTATCGTGTCATTGTGTCGATCTGGTGTGGAGGGATATTGCAGAGTGGATAGGATTCGATAATTTCAAAGCCGGGGATATCAAGGAAAGTTTTTTGAGGTGGTACAATTTCAGTAGGAAAGCTAGAGTGAGAAAGGGAAAAGAGGGTGTCGTGTGGTTGGCGGTGGTTTGGCATATATGGTTAGTCAGAAATGGCATCGTTTTTAGAGGTGATTCTTGGAACATTTCCGACATCGTCTGGGGGGTTAAAGCTTTGGTGTGGCGTTGGTCTTTCGTTGGGAAAATTATGCAGttcaattgtaatttttacgaatTTAGTAGGGATCCTATTTTCTATTTGTCGTAA